A region of Nitrospira sp. CR1.1 DNA encodes the following proteins:
- a CDS encoding SDR family oxidoreductase, translating into MKTQRTAVILAGSEGLGLAAAQCLGEEGHRVVIFSRSREKLDAARTGFIKRGHDALIFPGDLASSDDLERLFGFVEERFGGTDILVNNTGGPKPGNILDLPDDAWRTAFDEQAISLMRAIRRVVPGMRARRWGRIITIASLSVKAPIEGLDLSNFMRGGLAAVHRTLARALAPHDVNVHMVLPGSIMTARSRSLIQKRADSLKTSFDEALSTSIGRIPKGRLGTPEDVGHVVAFLASERAAYLTGNFIRVDGGMYAGLD; encoded by the coding sequence GTGAAGACACAGAGAACCGCCGTCATTCTTGCGGGATCCGAGGGACTCGGTCTCGCCGCCGCGCAATGCCTCGGGGAGGAAGGACATCGCGTTGTTATCTTCTCGCGCTCCAGGGAGAAGCTTGATGCCGCGCGGACCGGCTTCATCAAACGCGGTCACGACGCGCTCATCTTTCCCGGAGATCTGGCTTCATCCGACGATCTCGAACGGCTGTTCGGTTTTGTAGAAGAGCGCTTCGGCGGTACCGACATCCTGGTCAATAACACAGGTGGCCCCAAGCCAGGGAATATCCTCGATCTGCCCGATGACGCCTGGCGTACGGCATTTGACGAGCAGGCCATCTCCCTGATGAGAGCAATCCGGCGCGTCGTACCGGGCATGCGCGCGCGCCGGTGGGGGCGCATCATCACCATCGCGTCGCTGTCTGTGAAAGCTCCGATCGAAGGGCTGGATCTTTCCAACTTCATGCGCGGCGGTCTGGCCGCAGTGCACCGCACACTTGCCCGCGCGCTTGCTCCGCATGACGTCAACGTCCATATGGTATTGCCGGGCTCCATTATGACTGCCCGGTCACGTTCATTGATTCAGAAAAGGGCCGATAGTCTTAAGACCTCTTTCGACGAGGCACTTTCCACCTCAATCGGGCGCATCCCGAAAGGGCGCCTGGGGACGCCGGAGGATGTCGGCCACGTGGTCGCCTTTCTCGCGTCGGAACGCGCCGCCTATCTCACCGGAAATTTCATCCGGGTGGATGGCGGCATGTATGCGGGGCTTGACTGA
- a CDS encoding DUF2437 domain-containing protein gives MNTPVSSTTSVRSTWQTSNFSRRVASVREDRIARISWEGTVWYAAPDETDLVLLSGSPLDGFTKTNKRVAAAKVRFLPPVPATKLVGIGANFPGEEPLGPDPYPSFFIKPPSSFTGHLTTIELPPVFRSVVAEGELGVVVRRRCRNLTKDEAPGVILGWTVVNDLSGRDSTLRVVPPAVKKSADGFAPMGPYLNLDSTIRPFTLLTRRNGEVVQQGTTAAMRFGVVECLVYVSSIMTLEPYDVVALGTPPPKPAVVPGDEVAVEIEGIGRLVNRIAACGACGHATAETV, from the coding sequence GTGAATACACCTGTTTCATCGACAACATCTGTCCGCTCCACCTGGCAAACATCAAATTTCTCAAGGCGAGTGGCGTCTGTGCGTGAAGACCGGATCGCACGAATTAGTTGGGAAGGAACGGTCTGGTACGCTGCGCCGGATGAAACCGACCTGGTGCTCTTGTCCGGATCGCCGCTCGACGGGTTCACGAAGACAAACAAGCGTGTCGCCGCAGCAAAGGTCCGGTTCCTGCCGCCAGTCCCTGCGACGAAACTGGTCGGGATCGGCGCCAATTTTCCAGGGGAGGAGCCGCTGGGGCCTGATCCTTACCCATCGTTCTTTATTAAACCGCCGTCATCGTTCACGGGTCACCTGACAACCATCGAGCTGCCCCCTGTCTTTCGATCGGTCGTCGCAGAAGGAGAGCTAGGGGTGGTCGTGCGGCGGCGATGCCGGAACCTGACCAAGGACGAGGCGCCGGGTGTCATCTTAGGGTGGACAGTGGTCAACGATCTTTCAGGTCGTGACAGCACCCTCCGTGTGGTTCCGCCTGCGGTGAAGAAGTCTGCGGATGGGTTCGCACCGATGGGTCCCTATCTGAATCTCGACTCCACGATCCGTCCGTTCACTCTCCTCACACGGCGGAATGGAGAGGTCGTCCAGCAGGGTACGACCGCAGCTATGAGATTCGGCGTGGTGGAGTGCCTGGTTTACGTATCGAGCATCATGACGCTGGAACCCTACGACGTGGTGGCCCTGGGCACCCCGCCGCCAAAGCCGGCCGTAGTTCCGGGTGATGAGGTGGCCGTCGAGATTGAAGGAATCGGACGGTTGGTGAATCGGATCGCAGCCTGCGGAGCATGCGGGCACGCCACGGCAGAAACCGTGTAA
- a CDS encoding methyltransferase domain-containing protein, with the protein MNAQDTTYVNNEAASRSGEQIDFSFGKNWLAYVSGLEERHITAAQRSFVESTGLTSLAGYSFLDAGCGSGLSSLVASRLNAEKVVSFDIDPSSVACTEQLRSRFARDASRWEVHTHSLLDRDLPLKIVPANIVCCWGVAHHTGSMWEAIDHVAGCVAEDGMLLLAIYNRTKHSGTWLTIKRIYNWAPAPIKKLLLLGFHTKTFTSLMLHGQNPRRFLQQYVKNRGMSYFRDVEDWLGGLPYEYASVDEVRSYLAPKGFDLIRINHAASHGCNEFVFQKLSAQGRR; encoded by the coding sequence ATGAACGCCCAGGACACCACGTATGTCAACAATGAGGCCGCATCGAGAAGTGGTGAGCAGATCGACTTCTCGTTCGGAAAGAATTGGCTGGCTTACGTCTCGGGACTCGAGGAACGACATATTACGGCGGCCCAACGTTCGTTTGTCGAATCCACCGGGCTGACAAGCCTCGCCGGGTACAGCTTTCTTGATGCCGGATGCGGCAGCGGACTATCCAGTCTCGTGGCTTCTCGTCTCAACGCGGAGAAGGTCGTCTCGTTCGATATTGACCCCAGTTCCGTGGCATGCACCGAACAACTGCGATCGCGATTCGCGCGGGATGCCAGCAGATGGGAAGTCCATACGCACTCTTTGCTCGACCGCGACCTGCCGTTGAAGATCGTGCCGGCGAATATTGTCTGTTGTTGGGGAGTCGCGCATCATACGGGAAGTATGTGGGAAGCCATTGATCATGTCGCGGGGTGCGTCGCAGAGGACGGCATGTTGCTTCTGGCGATTTATAATCGCACGAAACATTCCGGCACATGGCTGACTATCAAGCGCATCTATAACTGGGCGCCGGCGCCGATTAAAAAATTGTTGCTCCTTGGGTTTCATACCAAGACCTTTACCAGCCTGATGCTGCACGGCCAGAATCCGCGTCGCTTTCTCCAGCAATATGTCAAAAACCGGGGCATGAGCTATTTTCGTGATGTCGAAGATTGGCTGGGTGGCCTGCCGTATGAGTATGCTTCGGTCGATGAGGTACGCTCGTACCTGGCTCCAAAAGGCTTCGATTTGATACGGATCAACCATGCCGCCTCCCACGGCTGCAATGAGTTTGTGTTTCAAAAGCTAAGCGCACAGGGCCGGAGGTGA
- a CDS encoding phosphotransferase, with product MLTPPFTALIKHLAASYASLGRPVKLAPLTFEFQVSNNLFEYSATGGRFLLKVMAHPQALYGQQGVAERLEVVGQAVFELHRAGLPVEEIVRGDDGCFVHRYQGHLLRLYVFNNGRVYADPELDPRRSASSLRRLHAEGLACLSEETRKRMSGFHKAYPLRTTASEVPTLQGFLKDQAPARQAYARILDQWDIVEWAVERTLSDRPSLPPNECLVHTDFHPRNALFNHDRDQATMIDLDNMIIDRRLPCLGFSIVRFAFLQRERSPEVLRKAIAVFAGAEHQKPEFLHDLHHAMVGIEIEKVLRILHRVRTTGEYTCFIDNICPLHLANIKFLKASGVCA from the coding sequence ATGCTGACACCTCCGTTCACCGCTCTCATCAAGCATCTTGCTGCGAGTTATGCTTCGCTCGGGCGTCCGGTCAAGCTCGCCCCGCTCACCTTTGAGTTTCAAGTCAGCAATAATCTGTTCGAATACTCGGCGACCGGCGGGCGGTTCCTGTTAAAGGTGATGGCTCATCCCCAGGCTCTCTACGGGCAGCAGGGGGTGGCCGAGCGGCTCGAGGTCGTGGGTCAGGCGGTATTCGAGCTCCATCGTGCCGGCCTCCCGGTTGAAGAGATCGTTCGTGGTGACGATGGGTGCTTCGTTCATCGTTACCAGGGCCATCTCTTACGTCTCTATGTGTTCAACAATGGCAGGGTATATGCCGACCCGGAATTGGACCCCCGACGCAGTGCGAGTTCGCTGCGTAGACTTCATGCCGAAGGACTGGCTTGCCTCAGCGAGGAAACCAGAAAGAGGATGAGTGGTTTTCACAAGGCGTATCCCCTTCGTACGACCGCAAGCGAGGTGCCCACGCTGCAGGGATTTCTTAAGGACCAGGCCCCGGCTCGCCAGGCCTATGCCCGGATTCTCGACCAGTGGGATATTGTCGAGTGGGCCGTGGAACGAACGCTCAGCGATCGTCCCAGTTTGCCGCCTAACGAGTGCCTGGTCCACACGGATTTCCATCCGCGGAACGCGCTATTCAATCACGATCGAGACCAGGCGACCATGATCGATCTCGACAACATGATTATCGACCGGCGGCTGCCTTGTCTGGGATTTAGCATTGTGCGGTTCGCCTTTTTGCAGCGCGAGCGGAGCCCCGAGGTCTTGCGGAAGGCCATTGCAGTATTTGCGGGGGCGGAGCATCAGAAGCCGGAATTTCTTCATGACTTACACCATGCGATGGTGGGCATTGAAATCGAAAAGGTGTTGCGGATCCTGCATCGGGTAAGAACGACGGGTGAATACACCTGTTTCATCGACAACATCTGTCCGCTCCACCTGGCAAACATCAAATTTCTCAAGGCGAGTGGCGTCTGTGCGTGA
- a CDS encoding acylneuraminate cytidylyltransferase family protein, translating into MDPTILALIPARGGSKGVPRKNILPIAGKPLIAYSILQALASKWIKRVVVSTDDQEIAQIAREWGAEVPFIRPEWCAGDASPDIDVFRHALNWFSEQEGYSPELVVHLRPPGPVRRVEHIDEAIELLRSHPEADAVRSVSVARQTPYKMWHVNSAGQLQPVLRIENVPDCQSLPRQQLPVVYWQNGYVDVIRPRAILEKQSMWGTCALPYIHNEELLEVDYPEDIPAVEQALHQMQYGGERVTAQGMRHPV; encoded by the coding sequence ATGGATCCGACGATACTGGCGCTCATACCGGCGCGGGGCGGCTCGAAAGGCGTCCCTCGCAAGAACATCCTCCCGATCGCGGGAAAGCCGCTGATCGCCTACTCGATCCTGCAGGCGCTGGCGTCGAAATGGATCAAGCGAGTCGTGGTATCGACGGATGATCAGGAGATTGCCCAGATCGCACGGGAGTGGGGAGCCGAGGTCCCATTCATCCGTCCGGAGTGGTGCGCAGGAGACGCGTCACCGGATATCGATGTGTTTCGCCATGCGCTGAACTGGTTCTCAGAGCAGGAAGGGTACTCACCCGAGTTGGTGGTTCATCTTCGCCCGCCGGGGCCCGTTCGTCGCGTCGAGCACATCGACGAAGCCATTGAACTGTTGCGGTCGCACCCCGAAGCGGATGCGGTCCGCTCGGTGAGTGTCGCCCGTCAGACCCCGTACAAAATGTGGCACGTGAACTCGGCCGGTCAGTTGCAGCCGGTGCTTCGGATCGAAAACGTGCCGGACTGCCAATCGCTCCCGCGACAACAGTTGCCGGTTGTGTATTGGCAGAATGGATACGTAGATGTCATCCGGCCCCGCGCCATTCTTGAGAAGCAGTCCATGTGGGGAACGTGTGCGCTGCCCTATATCCACAACGAGGAATTGCTGGAAGTCGATTACCCGGAGGACATCCCTGCAGTTGAACAGGCTCTCCATCAGATGCAATACGGCGGCGAGCGCGTTACCGCACAAGGGATGCGTCATCCCGTCTGA
- a CDS encoding acetyltransferase, which produces MRVTRLMSLLAYYGFARHLPASDNSYGKWARVLRRATCRGLFAQMGRGVNVEQKAFFGDGRNIRIGDYSGLGINCRLYGPVSLGKHVMMGPDVIIITSNHKSDRLDIPMTAQGGTGPDPVVIGDDVWIGTRVIILPGVTIGHGAVLAAGSVVTKDVQPYAVVAGNPAKLIRYRNAQLKPACSDSSREQGLYKDN; this is translated from the coding sequence ATGCGCGTCACCCGATTGATGAGCCTTCTGGCCTACTATGGATTCGCGAGGCATTTGCCGGCCTCGGACAACAGTTATGGCAAGTGGGCACGGGTCCTCCGCCGGGCGACCTGCCGCGGGTTGTTTGCACAGATGGGACGTGGCGTCAACGTGGAACAGAAGGCCTTCTTCGGCGACGGACGCAATATCCGCATCGGAGACTATTCCGGCCTCGGCATTAACTGCCGATTGTATGGTCCGGTCTCCCTGGGGAAGCACGTCATGATGGGACCGGATGTTATCATTATCACCTCGAATCACAAGTCCGACAGGCTGGATATCCCGATGACGGCGCAGGGTGGCACCGGCCCTGATCCCGTCGTCATCGGTGATGACGTGTGGATTGGAACGCGGGTGATCATTTTGCCCGGCGTCACCATCGGCCACGGAGCCGTGCTCGCCGCAGGCTCGGTTGTCACGAAAGACGTCCAACCCTATGCCGTTGTGGCCGGCAATCCGGCAAAACTCATTCGCTATCGCAATGCCCAGTTGAAGCCCGCCTGCAGTGACAGTTCCCGGGAACAGGGCCTGTACAAGGATAATTAG
- a CDS encoding SDR family oxidoreductase, translated as MSSGNLADAGVRARFDLSGRVAVITGGGGLLGAQHAHAIAEMGGTPVLIDIDTRHAQETAERVSNKYGVPAVALAADITQPESILGTVRQVTKRFGQIDILINNAARNPKQEQLKGANEGSSRLEEFSLTSWNEDLAVGLTGAFLCSRLIGQDMAKRGRGVILNIASDLGVIAPDQRIYRRADLPDHQQPVKPVSYSVVKHGLIGLTRYLATYWAEHGIRVNALSPGGVYTGQDQEFVARLTSLIPLGRMARQDEYKAAVVFLVSDASSYMTGTNMIMDGGRTVW; from the coding sequence ATGAGCTCAGGGAATCTTGCGGATGCCGGCGTCCGCGCTCGGTTCGACCTCTCCGGCCGGGTCGCGGTCATCACCGGAGGCGGAGGCCTCTTGGGTGCGCAACACGCGCACGCGATCGCGGAGATGGGAGGGACGCCGGTCCTGATCGATATCGACACGCGCCATGCGCAGGAAACCGCTGAGCGCGTGTCGAACAAATACGGCGTTCCGGCCGTCGCGCTCGCTGCAGACATCACGCAGCCGGAGTCGATCCTTGGAACCGTCCGGCAGGTGACCAAACGGTTCGGACAGATCGATATTCTGATCAACAATGCCGCCCGCAATCCGAAACAAGAGCAACTCAAGGGCGCGAATGAGGGGAGTTCCAGACTTGAGGAATTTTCGCTGACGAGCTGGAATGAAGACCTTGCCGTGGGGCTCACAGGCGCATTTCTGTGCAGCCGGTTGATTGGCCAGGACATGGCGAAGCGCGGCAGGGGCGTGATTCTGAATATCGCTTCCGATCTTGGAGTCATCGCCCCTGATCAGCGTATCTATCGCCGCGCGGATCTGCCGGATCATCAACAACCAGTAAAGCCCGTCAGCTATTCTGTCGTCAAACACGGGTTGATCGGATTGACCCGATACCTCGCCACCTATTGGGCTGAACATGGAATTCGGGTCAATGCCCTGTCCCCGGGAGGTGTCTATACCGGGCAGGACCAAGAATTTGTGGCTCGTCTGACCAGCCTGATTCCCCTTGGGCGGATGGCCCGACAGGATGAATACAAGGCTGCAGTCGTGTTTCTCGTGTCGGACGCGTCGTCCTATATGACGGGCACGAATATGATTATGGATGGAGGACGTACGGTATGGTAA
- a CDS encoding methyltransferase domain-containing protein yields MMPTMLQETTAFRCPVCLAQETAVVRPYRSGATQSRGPFSGLSIRSCEQCHAAFACPLPQENELEAFYAENYRAERGQSGDDTRPDAWDGGSVRARAQVEFVLESLRVVGSWLDIGAGHGLLLDEARRQQVARTGAIEPDLRCGRQIQEAGHHLYASLFETRTFWDVVSFSHVLEHLTRPRQFLKDIQRLLTQQGHVFCEVPNEEHLSESPLDLPHLLFFTQASLIRLFQESGMTIVAVSSCGRTTPETGWRHIMREGARRASQKLFNHPPHWIDRRVHPHFHYHEDRSAGAWIRLLARKA; encoded by the coding sequence ATGATGCCGACGATGCTCCAAGAAACAACCGCGTTCCGTTGTCCCGTATGCTTGGCTCAGGAAACGGCCGTTGTCCGGCCGTACCGGAGCGGAGCGACGCAATCGCGGGGCCCTTTTTCTGGACTCTCCATCCGGTCGTGCGAACAGTGCCATGCCGCCTTTGCCTGCCCATTGCCTCAAGAGAACGAGCTTGAAGCGTTTTACGCGGAAAATTATCGGGCGGAGCGGGGACAGAGCGGCGACGACACCCGCCCCGATGCCTGGGATGGCGGTTCCGTGAGGGCCCGTGCGCAAGTCGAATTTGTCCTGGAATCTCTGAGGGTAGTGGGAAGTTGGCTCGACATCGGGGCCGGCCATGGATTGCTGCTTGACGAAGCCCGCCGGCAACAGGTTGCCAGAACAGGGGCGATCGAACCCGACCTACGCTGCGGCAGGCAGATACAGGAAGCAGGGCATCACCTGTACGCCAGCCTCTTCGAGACGAGGACTTTCTGGGATGTGGTCAGTTTTTCCCATGTCCTGGAACATTTGACGAGACCCCGTCAATTTCTGAAGGATATTCAGCGCCTCCTGACGCAACAGGGACACGTGTTCTGCGAAGTGCCGAATGAGGAACACTTATCTGAATCGCCGCTGGACCTTCCCCATCTGCTGTTCTTTACGCAGGCATCCTTGATTCGGCTTTTCCAGGAGAGCGGCATGACGATTGTTGCCGTGTCGAGTTGCGGGCGGACAACGCCCGAAACCGGATGGCGCCATATCATGAGAGAAGGCGCCCGGCGCGCCTCGCAGAAACTGTTCAATCACCCTCCGCACTGGATCGATCGGAGGGTGCATCCTCACTTTCACTATCACGAAGACCGGTCAGCAGGCGCCTGGATTCGCCTGTTGGCGAGAAAGGCCTGA
- a CDS encoding SIS domain-containing protein → MVTTIRVLALDIDGVLTDGTASLSESGDEDKRFCFQDLDAVTQAKRAGLTVAFVTGEDTPSVDRLTRRFNCDLVRRGVKEKLLALEGLARELNVRLDDFCYVGDGDRDASALRHVGLGLAPLNATPSAKAAAHRILSKPGGAGAVAEACGLIRQIHMFEENAGALEKDMYAIVKNSLEAHQRLLELSLPTLVKIMQAFVRTIRSGNKILLFGNGGSAADAQHVAGELVGRFLRESEPWPVIALTTDSSILTAVGNDWEFADVFARQVRALAKPGDLVAGISTSGRSANVIRGLQAGRAKGAATIGFTGASGGSLAEHADLCFRAPADSTPRIQELHLLAWHTICEMVERELLRTV, encoded by the coding sequence ATGGTAACCACAATTCGAGTGCTTGCATTGGACATTGATGGGGTACTGACGGATGGCACGGCGTCCCTATCCGAATCCGGTGATGAAGACAAACGATTTTGCTTTCAGGACCTTGACGCCGTGACGCAAGCGAAACGCGCCGGTCTTACGGTCGCCTTCGTGACTGGCGAGGACACGCCATCCGTCGATCGATTGACGCGCCGTTTCAATTGCGATCTGGTGAGGCGGGGAGTGAAGGAGAAATTGCTCGCGCTGGAGGGGCTCGCGCGCGAGTTGAACGTCAGGCTCGATGATTTCTGTTACGTCGGCGACGGGGACCGCGATGCTTCAGCGCTGCGGCACGTCGGGTTGGGACTGGCTCCTCTGAACGCAACACCGTCGGCCAAAGCCGCTGCGCATCGCATCCTGTCCAAACCCGGTGGAGCGGGGGCCGTTGCGGAAGCGTGTGGCCTGATACGCCAGATCCACATGTTTGAGGAAAATGCGGGTGCCCTGGAAAAGGATATGTACGCGATCGTCAAGAACAGCCTCGAAGCCCATCAGCGTCTCCTTGAGCTGTCGTTGCCGACACTGGTGAAAATCATGCAGGCTTTCGTGCGGACCATCCGTTCCGGGAATAAGATTCTGCTGTTCGGAAACGGCGGCAGCGCCGCAGATGCCCAGCATGTGGCCGGTGAATTGGTGGGCCGTTTCTTGCGTGAAAGCGAGCCCTGGCCGGTCATCGCCCTCACCACGGATTCCTCGATTCTCACCGCTGTCGGCAACGACTGGGAGTTCGCTGATGTGTTTGCCAGGCAGGTCCGCGCTTTGGCCAAACCGGGAGATCTCGTGGCAGGCATCAGCACCAGCGGCCGATCCGCAAACGTGATACGTGGTTTGCAGGCGGGGCGGGCCAAAGGGGCCGCGACGATTGGATTTACCGGCGCCAGCGGGGGAAGCCTTGCGGAGCATGCCGATCTCTGTTTCCGGGCGCCGGCCGATTCGACGCCACGCATACAAGAATTGCATCTGCTCGCCTGGCATACGATCTGCGAGATGGTCGAACGGGAACTCCTGCGAACCGTCTGA
- a CDS encoding gfo/Idh/MocA family oxidoreductase, translating to MKVLFAGLGSIGQRHVRNLRALMGEQVEILAYRANGDSPVLNADMTVKQGATLESTYNIRSFSNLDDALGQKPDAVFVTNPNSLHLSVALAAAKAGCHLFIEKPLADSLDGVEELIEIVERKNLTAFVAYQFRFHPGLRWIKNLLEERRLGRLAAVHIVNGEYLPDWHPYEDYRQSHAARRALGGGALRIQTHEFDYALWLFGMPRRLYAVGGHLSGLELDVEDSVSVLLSCEDRGGVFPVHIHLDYLQRPAQRVCEVIGDAGKVHYDFYSNQVVFHDVKSRTTQQIQFRGFERNQMFVDELRHFLACLRGETQPLVDLRESVRSLRFSLLADESLRGGAPVAFAPDQRTTLADNH from the coding sequence ATGAAAGTATTGTTCGCGGGACTCGGTTCAATTGGCCAACGGCATGTCCGGAACCTTCGTGCGCTGATGGGCGAGCAGGTCGAGATCCTCGCCTATCGGGCTAACGGCGATAGCCCTGTCCTCAACGCAGACATGACCGTAAAGCAAGGCGCTACCCTGGAGTCGACGTACAACATCCGATCCTTTTCGAATCTTGATGACGCCTTGGGTCAGAAACCGGATGCAGTGTTCGTGACGAATCCCAACAGCTTGCACCTGTCAGTCGCCTTGGCGGCAGCCAAGGCGGGATGTCACCTGTTTATCGAGAAGCCCCTCGCTGATTCTCTCGATGGGGTCGAGGAGCTGATAGAGATTGTCGAGCGCAAGAACCTGACGGCCTTTGTGGCCTATCAATTTCGTTTCCATCCGGGGTTGCGCTGGATCAAGAATCTGCTCGAAGAACGCCGTCTCGGGAGGCTCGCTGCCGTCCACATCGTGAACGGGGAGTATCTTCCGGACTGGCACCCCTATGAAGACTACCGGCAAAGCCACGCCGCGAGGAGGGCCCTCGGGGGAGGGGCGCTCCGCATTCAAACACACGAATTCGATTATGCCTTATGGCTGTTCGGAATGCCTCGCCGTCTGTACGCCGTCGGAGGACACCTCAGCGGGCTCGAACTCGACGTCGAAGATTCCGTCAGTGTCCTGCTGTCCTGTGAGGATCGCGGCGGAGTCTTTCCAGTGCACATTCACCTGGACTACCTGCAACGGCCTGCGCAGCGAGTTTGCGAAGTGATCGGAGATGCCGGGAAGGTTCACTATGACTTTTATAGCAATCAGGTGGTCTTTCATGACGTGAAGTCACGAACGACTCAGCAGATCCAGTTCCGCGGGTTTGAGCGCAATCAGATGTTTGTGGATGAACTCCGCCATTTTCTTGCCTGTTTACGGGGCGAAACTCAGCCGCTGGTCGACCTGCGGGAATCAGTCCGCAGCCTCCGGTTCTCTCTCCTGGCCGACGAGTCGCTTCGTGGGGGCGCCCCCGTGGCCTTCGCGCCCGATCAACGGACCACGCTCGCCGACAACCACTGA
- a CDS encoding N-acetylneuraminate synthase, whose amino-acid sequence MSRTVQIGKFSVGEGQPCFIVAEIGINHNGNVEIAKKLIDTATLAGCDAVKFQKRTLEIVYTPEELSKPRENPFGKTNGDLKRGLEFGREQYGEIDRYCREKDILWYGSCWDEPSVDFMEQFNPPCYKIASASLTDDNLLRHHRSCGRPLIISTGMSTIEQIDHAVEVLGTNDLIILHCTSTYPSSVEELNLAALQTLRERYDVPIGYSGHEVGLATSVAAAALGACMIERHITLDRAMWGSDQAASIEPQGVWRLVKDVRAIHKAMGDGKKCLYPSEVPVMNKLRRVGL is encoded by the coding sequence ATGAGCCGCACTGTTCAGATAGGGAAGTTTTCAGTGGGTGAGGGGCAACCCTGTTTCATAGTTGCCGAGATCGGGATTAATCACAATGGAAACGTTGAGATCGCCAAGAAGCTTATCGACACCGCGACGCTTGCAGGCTGCGACGCCGTCAAATTCCAGAAGCGGACGCTTGAGATCGTCTATACGCCTGAGGAACTGAGCAAACCTCGCGAAAATCCTTTTGGAAAGACCAACGGTGATCTCAAGCGCGGGTTGGAATTCGGGCGCGAACAGTACGGAGAAATCGATCGCTACTGCAGGGAGAAAGATATTCTCTGGTACGGGTCCTGTTGGGATGAACCTTCGGTCGACTTCATGGAGCAGTTCAACCCGCCCTGCTACAAGATCGCTTCAGCAAGTCTGACCGACGACAATCTATTACGGCATCACCGGAGTTGCGGCAGGCCGCTCATTATTTCGACTGGAATGAGCACCATCGAGCAGATCGATCATGCGGTCGAAGTATTGGGGACCAATGATCTCATTATTCTTCATTGCACGAGCACCTATCCTTCGTCGGTGGAAGAATTGAATCTGGCAGCCCTGCAGACGTTGCGCGAGCGGTACGACGTCCCGATCGGCTACTCGGGTCACGAAGTCGGCTTAGCCACGTCGGTTGCCGCAGCGGCGCTGGGAGCCTGCATGATCGAACGCCATATCACGTTGGATCGGGCTATGTGGGGAAGCGATCAAGCGGCTTCGATTGAGCCGCAGGGTGTGTGGCGTTTGGTAAAGGATGTTCGGGCCATCCATAAAGCTATGGGCGACGGCAAGAAGTGCCTCTACCCGAGCGAGGTGCCGGTGATGAACAAGTTGCGTCGAGTGGGCCTCTGA